A genomic segment from Thermoplasmatales archaeon encodes:
- a CDS encoding single-stranded DNA-binding protein: MEGVTKIKDLTPESRSVNILAKVLSKSEPKAIQTKFGEEKSVTEVYIGDDTGKVILSLWGDQAAQTSDGQVVYIDNGYVSLVRGHIRLNVGKYGSLKPSEEELGEVNTELDVSEAEHENTYRKSYNRSYGNRGNRNYRGRNDEN, encoded by the coding sequence ATGGAAGGCGTTACGAAAATAAAAGATCTCACGCCAGAATCGAGAAGTGTAAATATTCTCGCGAAGGTATTGAGCAAGAGTGAACCAAAGGCTATACAGACAAAATTCGGAGAAGAAAAATCCGTCACTGAAGTATATATTGGTGACGACACAGGAAAAGTTATTCTTTCTCTATGGGGCGACCAGGCCGCACAGACATCTGACGGGCAGGTTGTCTACATAGACAACGGATACGTTTCTCTTGTAAGAGGGCACATAAGACTTAATGTCGGAAAGTATGGATCCCTGAAACCATCCGAAGAGGAACTCGGCGAAGTTAACACCGAGCTTGATGTTAGCGAAGCTGAACACGAAAACACATACAGGAAAAGTTACAACAGAAGCTACGGTAACAGGGGAAACAGAAATTATAGGGGACGCAACGACGAAAACTGA
- a CDS encoding ABC transporter substrate-binding protein, with protein sequence MVELYDALHELRNVPEPPERIISLSPAVTEILFELGLEDKIIGISAFCARPIGTKNIRKIGSYGSVRTDLLEELKPDLIVMVSGYQNEFAKNLSKRFPVYVFELPSSVGGILDLVSKVGVVMNKMDEARYLNFELSKYLGSMRRHLSIRGYIEIDLAEPVTFGALSYITDALSMLGVNTLYRNRYKEWISPDLNEVVQYDPEVIFYEAKMYSNFNDENLRRLIDSRGWQKLSAVKNGRVFLTPGKLDFFAHHGPSFIRQVIPWTMERLDLVGF encoded by the coding sequence ATGGTCGAACTTTATGATGCCTTACATGAATTACGGAATGTTCCAGAACCCCCGGAAAGAATTATAAGTTTAAGTCCCGCAGTTACAGAGATTCTATTCGAGCTTGGGCTTGAAGATAAAATTATTGGCATTTCTGCCTTCTGCGCAAGGCCCATTGGGACGAAGAACATAAGGAAAATTGGAAGCTACGGCAGTGTGAGAACGGACTTGCTTGAGGAACTGAAGCCAGATTTGATTGTTATGGTCTCCGGTTACCAAAATGAATTTGCCAAAAATCTTTCCAAAAGATTTCCAGTGTATGTCTTCGAACTACCCTCCAGCGTGGGAGGGATATTAGATCTGGTTTCAAAAGTAGGAGTTGTGATGAATAAAATGGACGAGGCACGATATCTAAATTTTGAACTCTCAAAATATTTGGGAAGCATGCGGAGACACCTGAGCATTCGTGGGTACATAGAGATCGACCTTGCTGAACCGGTTACATTCGGTGCATTAAGCTATATAACTGATGCATTATCAATGCTTGGCGTCAACACTCTTTACCGAAATAGATACAAGGAATGGATTTCTCCAGATTTGAATGAAGTGGTACAATACGACCCTGAAGTTATTTTCTATGAGGCGAAAATGTATTCTAATTTTAATGATGAAAATCTGCGAAGATTGATTGATTCGAGAGGCTGGCAAAAGCTTTCAGCTGTAAAGAATGGGCGCGTTTTCCTTACGCCTGGAAAACTTGATTTTTTTGCACATCATGGCCCCTCTTTCATTAGGCAGGTAATACCATGGACTATGGAAAGGTTAGATCTTGTCGGTTTCTAA
- a CDS encoding glycoside hydrolase family 57 protein yields MKSVVFFFEAHQPMRIRPYRIAEIGVNHDYFWESKNREIVQRVAEKCYTPATQILIDSGIKASISISGILLDQLTATDSGSLDVFKEYFRSGLGEPVAETYYHSLSSIWNKKEFIFQVNKHRDAISKLFGHVPQTFRNTELIYNDDVSRLAKDLDFRNILTEGTDKIIAYNNPNVKYSSVSGMNLLLRNYKLSDDISFRFSNHSWNEFPLYADKFSDWVARSPGEVVNLFMDYETFGEHQWRETGIFEFLKALPKELEKRNISIQTVDEFCNNSSKGNTLSIQDYVSWADVGRNLNAWLGNDMQRDAFDLLKSLEINSNPEIWRRLQVSDLIYYMSVSRFSDQEVHDYFNPYGSPYYAFMNYMSVLEDFRRTYSSK; encoded by the coding sequence ATGAAATCCGTGGTATTCTTTTTCGAAGCACATCAACCAATGAGGATAAGACCGTACAGAATAGCAGAAATAGGGGTTAATCATGATTATTTCTGGGAATCCAAAAACAGGGAAATTGTGCAGCGCGTCGCTGAAAAGTGTTACACTCCTGCCACTCAGATACTTATTGATAGCGGAATAAAAGCCAGCATATCCATTTCCGGCATTCTACTCGATCAACTCACAGCGACGGACTCCGGATCTCTTGATGTTTTCAAGGAATATTTTCGATCAGGATTGGGCGAACCTGTAGCTGAGACATACTACCATAGCCTATCGTCTATCTGGAACAAAAAAGAATTCATTTTTCAGGTGAACAAACATAGAGATGCTATATCAAAACTTTTTGGGCATGTACCGCAAACTTTCAGGAACACCGAACTGATCTATAACGACGACGTTTCTCGATTGGCAAAGGATCTAGATTTTAGGAATATTTTAACCGAAGGTACGGATAAAATCATTGCTTATAATAATCCGAATGTAAAGTATTCCTCTGTTTCTGGGATGAATCTTTTGTTGCGAAATTACAAGCTTAGCGATGATATTTCATTCCGTTTTTCAAATCATTCATGGAATGAATTCCCTCTTTATGCGGATAAGTTTTCTGACTGGGTGGCCAGATCGCCTGGTGAAGTTGTAAACTTATTCATGGATTATGAAACATTTGGTGAGCACCAGTGGAGGGAGACTGGCATATTTGAATTCCTAAAGGCGCTGCCTAAAGAACTTGAGAAACGCAATATATCCATACAGACGGTAGATGAATTCTGTAATAATAGTTCGAAAGGCAATACTCTCTCAATACAAGATTATGTTTCATGGGCGGATGTCGGGCGCAATCTTAACGCGTGGCTTGGAAACGACATGCAGAGAGATGCTTTCGATCTTTTGAAATCGCTGGAGATCAATAGCAACCCGGAGATCTGGAGGCGGTTGCAGGTTTCTGATCTCATTTACTATATGTCTGTATCCCGATTCAGTGATCAAGAGGTCCACGATTATTTCAATCCCTATGGATCACCGTACTACGCCTTCATGAACTACATGTCTGTTCTAGAGGACTTCCGCAGAACTTACTCATCAAAGTAA